A genomic segment from Torulaspora delbrueckii CBS 1146 chromosome 3, complete genome encodes:
- the LEC1 gene encoding Lec1p (similar to Saccharomyces cerevisiae YPR097W; ancestral locus Anc_3.408), which yields MPSKLNPTEEHYLKRELLKFQLNREFAALNDQYGLRKFGYPFTSEDPKAKSSSKRRALKQAISSKSSSNRSSMEEPNDRKVSATDFPLLSYVLRELIIPFPLLAKDLAYDETFWQKKVQVFFEHFMEVGFSDSYSREESTKRKRISTKLNKAILLLFNSGIGTSQEVEYYNEDKFILENNETKKRTGVEQFTMPTRENLQFLVTNEPIFIGGWDVNVVAVVPEVALFPERKVVEPPKSTLLSPRWMKDTFSAAASPSALFSKLNIMDTGSSTKSSKVPHLFILKVSRESKPDETFYVAKSYADFKHLAHSLKTEYPGKKVTHLPHKSTHTVPAIASSEFPSTPKNKIIPTFAEETPVSDSGNVDTDELTTSVDDADDDTEDMEEYQDVKEFKDGVLICERMRTSLRQYVRTLCADKEVAAGSILSTFLTDSPIDYNDFKMEIRDDISQRSMVDVKNLENQVKFQTLALEKSLALQESMKEFKTSLLKDENYLLGLIQELKVKTKMSELSPLLLSFVEWCKIYLSSTIYQMFLGNDSGYEFYNQIRKLHRLMPYAVMGQILRLTNPMGMVKAMIDLFMAQPFGSQSLLQTMFSTVLSDDLRNQEKVIHELEARLLEKSEKSAEVIQCLKAVIFDNEQKKYVDMESVQEESRTTTTPISLIILLRNAESGVISHEAAGEVIESYAVWKLKQNSPADLKEADFNDDGILFSYIRELLTLYIRERDKKLMKKLWQDPELSQLLKSIMTLLYEPMVRIFRVARVDNALRNFEKFMNDLLKLVDSALNGQMGASTAFNVVESINDLVTKHQDSFLEFIHDVYIHDTEGIFEGFITWIVKLVKFLQQSKYGPADKRINFDELLQDSKVDVPQLLKELDNVIEKKQVARKAYRKLLDKKRREEEFKVNRHASKVLEKKWEQLNSFVMPSNTETLGLQDGDLVDLDLDAADYENLFDGEESELEREYQSVLNREVEEKEIEKFGAEVFKQKLENILLREQ from the coding sequence ATGCCCAGTAAGTTAAATCCGACGGAAGAGCATTACCTCAAAAGAGAGCTTTTAAAGTTCCAATTGAATCGGGAATTTGCTGCGCTGAATGACCAATACGGTCTGAGGAAGTTTGGCTACCCCTTTACCAGTGAGGATCCTAAAGcaaagtcatcatcaaagagacGTGCTCTCAAACAAGCGATAAGCTCGAAATCTAGCTCTAATAGAAGCTCTATGGAGGAGCCAAATGATAGAAAAGTATCAGCGACTGATTTCCCGTTGTTAAGCTACGTCTTACGAGAACTCATCATCCCATTTCCGCTGCTAGCCAAGGATTTGGCCTATGATGAGACTTTTTGGCAAAAAAAGGTTCAAGTATTCTTCGAACATTTCATGGAAGTTGGATTTAGCGACAGTTATAGTCGAGAGGAGTCAACCAAGCGTAAGAGAATCTCGACAAAATTGAATAAAGCCATACTGCTCCTGTTTAATTCCGGTATAGGGACATCTCAAGAAGTGGAATACTACAATGAGGACAAATTTATACTAGAGAACAACGAGACGAAGAAACGAACAGGTGTAGAGCAGTTTACGATGCCAACGAGGGaaaatttacaatttttGGTGACAAATGAGCCAATCTTTATCGGCGGCTGGGATGTAAATGTCGTCGCAGTAGTTCCTGAAGTCGCCTTGTTTCCTGAGAGAAAGGTGGTAGAACCACCAAAGAGCACGCTATTGTCTCCTAGATGGATGAAAGACACATTTAGCGCTGCTGCTTCACCCTCAGCGCTCTTCTCAAAGCTGAACATTATGGACACTGGTAGCTCAACAAAGTCTTCCAAGGTTCCTCATTTGTTTATTCTGAAAGTGTCAAGAGAATCAAAGCCTGATGAGACATTCTACGTGGCTAAGAGCTACGCAGATTTCAAGCATCTAGCGCACTCATTAAAAACTGAATATCCCGGCAAGAAAGTGACTCACTTGCCTCACAAGTCAACGCACACTGTTCCAGCTATAGCAAGCTCAGAATTTCCATCGACAccaaaaaataaaataatCCCCACTTTTGCTGAAGAGACGCCAGTGTCGGACAGTGGTAACGTAGACACCGACGAACTGACAACAAGCGTTGATGATGCCGACGATGACACCGAGGATATGGAAGAGTATCAGGATGTAAAGGAGTTTAAAGATGGTGTCCTCATCTGTGAAAGGATGCGAACTTCTTTGAGACAGTACGTAAGAACGTTGTGTGCAGATAAAGAAGTTGCAGCTGGCTCCATTCTTTCGACGTTCCTTACTGATTCTCCTATTGACTacaatgatttcaagatggaAATACGTGATGATATTTCCCAAAGGAGCATGGTAGACGTCAAGAATTTAGAGAATCAGGTTAAATTTCAAACGCTtgctttggaaaaatcCTTGGCTCTACAAGAATCGATGAAGGAATTCAAAACTTCACTGCTGAAGGATGAGAACTATTTACTTGGTTTGATACAGGAGCTGAAAGTGAAAACAAAAATGAGTGAGCTCTCGCCTTTACTATTAAGCTTTGTTGAATGGTGTAAGATCTATCTCTCGTCAACGATTTACCAGATGTTCTTGGGCAACGATAGCGGATACGAATTTTACAACCAGATTAGGAAACTACATAGGCTGATGCCATATGCGGTGATGGGACAGATTTTAAGGCTGACAAACCCCATGGGAATGGTGAAAGCTATGATAGATTTATTCATGGCCCAGCCGTTCGGCAGCCAGTCACTGCTGCAAACCATGTTCTCCACAGTACTGTCTGACGATCTAAGGAATCAAGAGAAGGTGATTCATGAACTTGAAGCGAGGCTGTTGGAAAAGTCAGAAAAGTCAGCTGAAGTCATACAGTGCTTGAAGGCAGTCATATTTGATAACGAGCAAAAAAAATATGTGGACATGGAAAGTgtacaagaagaatccaGGACTACTACCACGCCCATATCACTGATCATCTTGCTGCGTAATGCCGAATCGGGCGTTATATCCCATGAAGCCGCGGGAGAAGTGATTGAATCATACGCGGTTTGGAAACTGAAACAAAACTCTCCTGCTGACTTGAAGGAAGCTGATTTCAATGACGATGGTATCTTGTTTTCGTATATCCGGGAGCTCCTTACTCTGTACATACGGGAAAGGGACAAGAAGCTTATGAAAAAACTATGGCAGGACCCTGAACTGTCCCAATTGCTAAAATCCATCATGACGTTATTGTATGAACCTATGGTCCGGATATTCAGAGTTGCTAGAGTCGATAAtgctttgagaaatttcgAAAAGTTTATGAATGACTTACTCAAACTGGTTGACTCTGCCTTAAATGGTCAGATGGGCGCTTCGACAGCCTTCAACGTAGTCGAGAGTATAAATGATCTGGTGACCAAACACCAGGATTCTTTTCTCGAATTCATTCACGATGTTTACATCCACGATACAGAGGgtatctttgaaggattcaTTACTTGGATAGTCAAGCTGGTCAAGTTTCTACAACAGAGCAAATATGGACCAGCCGATAAAAGGATTAATTTCGACGAACTTTTGCAGGATTCGAAGGTGGACGTTCCGCAACTACTTAAGGAACTGGACAATGTTATAGAGAAAAAACAAGTGGCAAGGAAGGCCTATAGAAAGCTGCtagacaagaagaggagagAGGAAGAGTTCAAAGTCAACCGCCATGCATCTAAGGTACTTGAGAAAAAATGGGAGCAACTTAATTCCTTTGTCATGCCTTCGAATACAGAAACATTGGGCCTACAGGATGGTGACCTCGTTGATTTGGATCTAGATGCGGCTGACTACGAAAACTTGTTTGACGGTGAAGAATCTGAGTTAGAAAGAGAATACCAAAGTGTCCTGAATCGggaagttgaagagaaagagattgaaaagttcgGAGCTGAAGTTTTCAAACAGAAGCTCGAAAATATTCTTCTCCGCGAACAATAA
- the SLX9 gene encoding Slx9p (similar to Saccharomyces cerevisiae SLX9 (YGR081C); ancestral locus Anc_3.409) has translation MVAKRRTTLRNKAAAAAVASNANNEDVENIVVETSPRPFLHQPRESKKDKQNNKQQNFLNRVLAKATGQDQFAGISKSAVRRRKRKLREDLKPKMGDLLTSLGQEDDLKEHVQEEIVDEKVQVEEPRRNVTKIVSIKNQDHADPGFVKIRKNEPNIRNQKGAKVLSIRETTRMNNVLHNASFQQNPFGALRDVIKMQQDGS, from the coding sequence ATGGTTGCTAAGAGGAGAACGACGTTGAGGAATAAGGCGGCTGCCGCTGCGGTTGCTTCGAATGCCAACAATGAGGATGTGGAGAATATTGTAGTGGAAACTAGTCCGAGGCCGTTTCTGCATCAGCCTAGGGAATCTAAGAAGGACAAGCAGAATAATAAGCAGCAGAACTTTCTAAACAGAGTTTTGGCGAAAGCTACGGGACAAGATCAATTCGCTGGGATATCAAAGTCTGCTGTAAGGCGTCGAAAGAGGAAGCTGCGGGAGGATTTGAAGCCCAAGATGGGCGATCTTTTGACCTCGTTAGGGCAGGAGGATGATTTAAAAGAGCATGTGCAAGAGgaaattgttgatgagAAAGTACAGGTCGAGGAACCAAGGAGAAATGTGACAAAGATTGTCTCGATTAAAAATCAGGACCATGCAGACCCAGGTTTTGTCAAAATACGGAAGAATGAACCCAATATAAGGAATCAAAAGGGTGCTAAGGTGCTGTCCATCAGGGAAACCACTAGAATGAATAATGTTCTGCATAACGCTagctttcaacaaaatcCTTTTGGTGCATTGAGAGATGTGATAAAGATGCAACAAGACGGGAGTTAA
- the TOM20 gene encoding TOM complex receptor protein TOM20 (similar to Saccharomyces cerevisiae TOM20 (YGR082W); ancestral locus Anc_3.410) — MSQTSPVGRALTITGVLAALSLTGYAVYFDYKRRSNPQFRKQLRHKIKKQEALEKKEQEEAKQVKLQNVREFLTQELATDPIPSDPTQREATFTTNVEIGERLSMTPGKELESASKFYKALSVYPNPADLLGIYQRSVPEAVYEYIVMMIAILPPANISTFLSGAKDQVMAQQAETAAMAEANEIDE; from the coding sequence ATGTCTCAAACAAGTCCTGTTGGTCGTGCATTGACTATCACCGGTGTACTAGCCGCTTTGTCCCTGACCGGCTATGCTGTCTACTTTGAttacaagagaagaagcaacCCACAGTTTAGAAAGCAATTGAGAcacaaaatcaagaagcaagaagctttggagaagaaggagcaagaagaggcTAAACAGGTTAAATTGCAAAACGTACGTGAATTTTTGACCCAAGAGTTGGCCACTGATCCTATCCCAAGTGATCCAACTCAAAGAGAAGCTACTTTCACGACCAATGTTGAAATCGGTGAACGTTTATCTATGACTCCAGGTAAGGAACTAGAATCTGCCTCCAAATTTTACAAAGCTCTAAGCGTTTATCCAAACCCTGCCGATTTGCTCGGAatatatcaaagaagtgtCCCAGAGGCCGTTTACGAATACATCGTGATGATGATTGCAATTCTACCACCAGCAAACATTTCGACTTTTCTGAGTGGAGCGAAGGACCAAGTTATGGCTCAACAGGCCGAAACCGCCGCCATGGCCGAGGCTAACGAGATAGACGAGTAA